One Vigna unguiculata cultivar IT97K-499-35 chromosome 7, ASM411807v1, whole genome shotgun sequence genomic region harbors:
- the LOC114190487 gene encoding uncharacterized protein LOC114190487, with protein MESTQTQTTSVWTDEKHLHFLNSMEASFVRTMLHHYAVLSSHPPLRLDRYLPDTSESTLDSKPNRRPKKHASAPPDSMGPTPRGRRSKRRSSHSHSHLHTSLVKQAVEELETGRESGGPVVAGGDDEKPRNNV; from the exons ATGGAATCGACGCAGACCCAAACGACGTCGGTTTGGACGGACGAGAAGCACCTTCACTTCCTGAACAGCATGGAAGCCTCCTTCGTCCGCACAATGCTCCACCACTACGCCGTCCTTTCCTCCCACCCTCCTCTCCGCCTCGACCGCTACCTCCCCGACACCTCCGAATCCACCTTGGATTCCAAGCCCAATCGCAGGCCCAAGAAACATGCTTCTGCACCCCCAG ATTCAATGGGTCCTACTCCCAGGGGCAGAAGATCCAAGAGGAGATCGTCCCATTCCCACTCTCACCTACACACTTCATTGGTGAAGCAG GCCGTAGAAGAACTAGAAACTGGAAGAGAAAGTGGTGGTCCCGTCGTTGCAGGAGGGGACGATGAAAAACCAAGAAATAATGTTTAG